The following DNA comes from Janthinobacterium sp. TB1-E2.
GGCGGGCACGCAGATCTTGCAATTGCCGGCTCCCGCGAAGAAGTCGAAAAAAGTCGCCGCCTGAGTTTTTATGCGGCTTGACCTGGGTCATTGAAGCGCCACGGGGGCTCTGCGATCATGGCATGCCATGAATAATACCGCCCCCCTCCCCCACACACGCTTCGCTCCCTACCGCGAGGAAGTCTGCAGCGAAGACGAAGTCAAACACCTCGTCCACACCTTTTATGCGGCCGCGCGCGACGACGCCATGCTGGGCCCCATCTTTGCCGCCGAGGTCAAGGATTGGGATGCCCACCTAGCAACATTGGTCGATTTCTGGTCAGGCTTGCTGCGCGGCACCATGCGCTACCACGGCAAGCCGCTGGCCCAGCACGCACAAATGGAAAATTTGACGCCCTGCATGTTCCGCCGCTGGCTGACCCTGTTCTTTGCCACGACGGAAAGCATGGGCAACCCGGCCCTGCAGGAGAAGGCCGATACCATCGCCTTGAATATCGCCGAACGGCTATGGAAAAGCTTTGCGGAAAGCCATTCCATCGTGGCGCCGCAGCTTTAGAAACGTTCGTAGCCTTGCAGATAGCGCCATTGCCCCACAGGCATGGCGCCCATCGGGATGCGGCCGATGCGCAAGCGCTTCATGCCGACGACTTCCAGCCCCACCATCTTGCACATATGGGCGATCTGGCCCGGCTGCACGTTTTTCAGGGCGAAACGCAAGCGCGTTTCATTCTGCCAGCTGACCTTGATCGGCGGCAAAGGCTTGCCATTGAAGGGCAAGCCGTGATTGAGCAGCGCCAGGCCATTCTCGGCGATGGCGCCCGACACTTCCACGATGAATTCCTGCTCCACCGTTTTCGCTTCGTCGACCAGCTTGCGGGCGACGCGGAAATCCTGCGTGAACACCAGCAGGCCGGACGCCATGGTGTCGAGCGGATTGGTGATGGTCAGACCGATCAGGTGGCGCTTGAGGAAGCGCGTGACGGAGCTGGGCGCCACATTGTCCGGCGTGAAAATCTCTTCGGGACGCAAACAGCTCAGGGCCGGCTTGCCTTCGCTGCCCACGCCGCCATTGATGCCGGCCGGCTTGTGCAGCAGGATCGTCACGGGCGGCATTTCATCCAGGGTCGCGTTCGGCAGCAGCACCACCGTTTGATTGTCGGCCACGCGCGCGCCCGATTCTTCCACCAGCACGCCATCGACCGTTACCCAGCCGCCCTCGATATACAGCTCGGCCTCGCGGCGCGAACAGGGCACGTCTTCAGACAGACGCTTGGCCAGGCGGACGGTGGGCATTTCGATTGGTGTGGTCATGGGGAGGCGCAAAAAGCAAGGGAGGAGAAAGCCGGTATTGTAACCGACCGGCTCCTCCCCTCTTGTTGCCGTTGTTGCTGATTGTCCGGTGATTGTCGGATTACGCTGCGCTAATCCGACCTACCCGACCGGCGCGGCGATGGCGGATATGGCAGGTTGGATTAGCGGAACGCGTAATCCAACAATCAGGCCGTCGCCTTGGCCAATTCCTCGGCAAAGAAACGGTGGCCCATCTCTTCCAGGCCCAGAGTCTGCAGCACTTCCTGCAGGCGTTCCGTCGGGCGCTGGCGCGGCAGATTCTTGTAGCTGGCGATGATCAGTTCATTCTTCATCGAATGCTCCCAGCCCACCAGTTCCGTCACGCTGACCTGGTAACCGTGCGCTTCCAGCTGCAGACAGCGCAGCACGTTGGTGATCTGGCTGCCGAACTCGCGCGTGTGCAGCGGATGGCGCCACAGTTCCGTCAAGACGCTCTTGCCCAGGCTCTTGCCCTTGTTCTTCTTCAGCACGGAAGCCACTTCCGCCTGGCAGCATGGCACCAGCACCATGAATTTCGCCTTCTTTTTCAAGGCAAAGTGAATCGCATCATCGGTGGCCGTGTTGCACGCGTGCAATGCCGTGACGATGTCGATCTGCTGCGGCAGCAAGTTCGACTCCGTCGATTCGGCCACGGACAGCGGCAGGAACGACATGCCGGGGAACTTGAATTTCTTGGCCAGCTCCTGCGAGCGCTGCACCAGCTCTTCGCGCGTCTCGATGCCGTAGATGTGCGAACCGTCGTTGCCGTTCTTGAAGAACAGGTCGTACAGGATGAAGCCCAGGTAGGACTTGCCAGCGCCGTGGTCCACCAGCGAGACGCCGGGATGGTCGAGCTGCACTTCGCGCAGCAGCGGCTCGATGAACTGCGTCAGGTGGTACACCTGCTTGAGCTTGCGGCGGCTGTCCTGGTTCATCTTGCCGTCGCGCGTCAGGATGTGCAATTCCTGCAGCAAGGCGACCGACTGGCCATCCTTGATCTCGGGCATATTGCTGGCGGCCGTGATGATGTCTTTCGGCGCAGCGACTGCGGTGGCGGCGGCTGCCGCGCCCTTAGCGCGCTTCATCGATCCACGCCATCTGTATCGCTTCGAGCACTTTTTCGCCGCCGCGCGTGTGGTCATCGTCGAAGCCGTCCAGTTCCACCACCCAGTTATGCAGGTCGGTGAAACGCACGGTCAGGGGATCGATGTCCGGATGCGTGTCGAACAGCGCTTCGGCGATCGCGGTGATGTCGGACCATTTCATGTTAGTGGCTGCCTTCGCTGACCTGGTTGATCGTGTATTTCGGGATTTCAACGACGAGATCGGCCTCGGCCACGATGGACTGGCACGACAGGCGCGACACGGCTTCCAGGCCCCAGGCCTTGTCCAGCATGTCCT
Coding sequences within:
- a CDS encoding class I SAM-dependent methyltransferase, producing the protein MKRAKGAAAAATAVAAPKDIITAASNMPEIKDGQSVALLQELHILTRDGKMNQDSRRKLKQVYHLTQFIEPLLREVQLDHPGVSLVDHGAGKSYLGFILYDLFFKNGNDGSHIYGIETREELVQRSQELAKKFKFPGMSFLPLSVAESTESNLLPQQIDIVTALHACNTATDDAIHFALKKKAKFMVLVPCCQAEVASVLKKNKGKSLGKSVLTELWRHPLHTREFGSQITNVLRCLQLEAHGYQVSVTELVGWEHSMKNELIIASYKNLPRQRPTERLQEVLQTLGLEEMGHRFFAEELAKATA
- a CDS encoding rRNA pseudouridine synthase, with amino-acid sequence MTTPIEMPTVRLAKRLSEDVPCSRREAELYIEGGWVTVDGVLVEESGARVADNQTVVLLPNATLDEMPPVTILLHKPAGINGGVGSEGKPALSCLRPEEIFTPDNVAPSSVTRFLKRHLIGLTITNPLDTMASGLLVFTQDFRVARKLVDEAKTVEQEFIVEVSGAIAENGLALLNHGLPFNGKPLPPIKVSWQNETRLRFALKNVQPGQIAHMCKMVGLEVVGMKRLRIGRIPMGAMPVGQWRYLQGYERF
- the iscX gene encoding Fe-S cluster assembly protein IscX; translation: MKWSDITAIAEALFDTHPDIDPLTVRFTDLHNWVVELDGFDDDHTRGGEKVLEAIQMAWIDEAR
- a CDS encoding group III truncated hemoglobin produces the protein MNNTAPLPHTRFAPYREEVCSEDEVKHLVHTFYAAARDDAMLGPIFAAEVKDWDAHLATLVDFWSGLLRGTMRYHGKPLAQHAQMENLTPCMFRRWLTLFFATTESMGNPALQEKADTIALNIAERLWKSFAESHSIVAPQL